A region of the Denitrificimonas caeni genome:
CAACCTTAGGAAATTTGCAATGAGCAACCAGCCTCAACTGAGCTTGAAGAAACTTTACTCAGGCAAAGTGCGTGATCTGTATGAAATTGATGCAAAGCGCATGTTAATGGTCGCAAGCGACCGCATTTCAGCGTTTGATGTTATTTTAGAGCATCCAATCCCCGAGAAAGGAAAAATCCTCACGGAAATTTCTAATTTTTGGTTTAGCAAGCTTGCGCACTTAGTGCCGAATCATTTTACTGGCGATCAAGTCCGTGATGTGGTTAGTGCTGATGAATTAGCCTTAGTGGAAGGCCGTGCTGTGGTTGCTAAGCGCCTGAAGCCAGTGGCGATTGAGGCCATTGTTCGCGGCTACTTGGTCGGTACTGGCTGGAAAGAGTATCAGCGCAGCGGCACCGTCTGTGGCATTGAGTTGCCAGCGGGTTTGCAAGAAGCACAGCAGTTACCCGAACCCATTTTTACCCCATCGACAAAAGCAGAAGTGGGTGATCATGATGAAAATATCAGTTTTTCCCAGTGCATCGAAATCATTGGTGAAGAGCTTGCTGTGCAGGTGCGTGATGTGTCTATTGCACTGTATAAAGCAGCAGTTGAGTATGCGGCAACGCGCGGCATTATTATTGCCGATACTAAGTTTGAGTTTGGCTTAGACGAAGACGGTACTTTAACGCTGATGGATGAGGTTTTAACACCTGACTCAAGTCGTTTCTGGCCTGCAGACAGCTATCAGGTTGGCAGTAATCCACCAAGTTTCGATAAGCAATTTGTTCGGGA
Encoded here:
- a CDS encoding phosphoribosylaminoimidazolesuccinocarboxamide synthase, coding for MSNQPQLSLKKLYSGKVRDLYEIDAKRMLMVASDRISAFDVILEHPIPEKGKILTEISNFWFSKLAHLVPNHFTGDQVRDVVSADELALVEGRAVVAKRLKPVAIEAIVRGYLVGTGWKEYQRSGTVCGIELPAGLQEAQQLPEPIFTPSTKAEVGDHDENISFSQCIEIIGEELAVQVRDVSIALYKAAVEYAATRGIIIADTKFEFGLDEDGTLTLMDEVLTPDSSRFWPADSYQVGSNPPSFDKQFVRDWLEASGWNKEPPAPVIPDDVAQKTADKYREALLRLTQ